A single genomic interval of Puntigrus tetrazona isolate hp1 chromosome 1, ASM1883169v1, whole genome shotgun sequence harbors:
- the zgc:165520 gene encoding syntaxin-3 isoform X3 yields the protein MKDRLEQLKAKSDQTPDDVEIPVENKEFMDEFFAQIEEIRTSIDKIDENVGEIKRLYSVILSAPTSEQKTQDELEAVTNEIKKLANNARNKLKSIEQSLASNAEERVSADIRIKKSQHAILAKRFVEVMTKYNEAQLEFREKSKGRIQRQLEITGKATTDEELEEMLDGGNAAVFTAGIMDSGISKQALSEIEARHKDIMRLESSIKELHDMFVDIAVLVENQGSMIDRIESNMDQSVGFVERAVADTKKAAKFQQEARRKKMMIMLCCTILAVIGGSLVYSWLT from the exons ATGAAGGACCGACTGGAACAGCTGAAAGCG AAGTCGGATCAAACTCCTGATGATGTGGAAATTCCGGTGGAAAATAAGGAGTTTATGGACGAGTTCTTCGCTCAG ATTGAAGAAATCCGCACCAGTATAGACAAGATTGATGAAAATGTAGGCGAGATAAAGCGACTGTATTCTGTCATCCTCTCTGCACCTACATCAGAGCAGA AGACGCAGGATGAATTGGAAGCAGTTACCAATGAGATAAAGAAACTGGCCAACAATGCTCGCAACAAACTCAAAA GCATTGAGCAGAGTTTGGCATCTAACGCTGAAGAGAGGGTTTCAGCAGATATCCGGATAAAGAAATCTCAG CACGCAATTCTTGCTAAGAGGTTTGTAGAAGTGATGACCAAATACAATGAAGCACAATTGGAGTTTAGAGAGAAGAGCAAAGGGCGCATCCAAAGACAGCTGGAGATCa CTGGCAAAGCCACTACTGATGAAGAGCTGGAGGAAATGCTGGATGGAGGAAACGCTGCAGTATTTACAGCAGGA ATTATGGACTCTGGGATATCAAAACAGGCCCTAAGTGAGATTGAGGCACGACACAAAGATATTATGCGGCTGGAGAGCAGTATAAAAGAGTTGCACGACATGTTTGTGGACATTGCAGTGCTGGTAGAAAATCAG GGAAGCATGATTGACAGGATTGAGAGCAACATGGATCAGTCTGTGGGTTTTGTGGAAAGAGCCGTGGCTGACACTAAAAAGGCTGCCAAGTTTCAACAAGAAGCACGCAGG AAGAAAATGATGATCATGCTGTGTTGCACAATTCTGGCAGTCATCGGTGGTTCTCTGGTGTATAGCTGGCTGACATAA
- the zgc:165520 gene encoding syntaxin-3 isoform X2 — MKDRLEQLKAVRGKSDQTPDDVEIPVENKEFMDEFFAQIEEIRTSIDKIDENVGEIKRLYSVILSAPTSEQKTQDELEAVTNEIKKLANNARNKLKSIEQSLASNAEERVSADIRIKKSQHAILAKRFVEVMTKYNEAQLEFREKSKGRIQRQLEITGKATTDEELEEMLDGGNAAVFTAGIMDSGISKQALSEIEARHKDIMRLESSIKELHDMFVDIAVLVENQGSMIDRIESNMDQSVGFVERAVADTKKAAKFQQEARRKKMMIMLCCTILAVIGGSLVYSWLT, encoded by the exons ATGAAGGACCGACTGGAACAGCTGAAAGCGGTAAGAGGG AAGTCGGATCAAACTCCTGATGATGTGGAAATTCCGGTGGAAAATAAGGAGTTTATGGACGAGTTCTTCGCTCAG ATTGAAGAAATCCGCACCAGTATAGACAAGATTGATGAAAATGTAGGCGAGATAAAGCGACTGTATTCTGTCATCCTCTCTGCACCTACATCAGAGCAGA AGACGCAGGATGAATTGGAAGCAGTTACCAATGAGATAAAGAAACTGGCCAACAATGCTCGCAACAAACTCAAAA GCATTGAGCAGAGTTTGGCATCTAACGCTGAAGAGAGGGTTTCAGCAGATATCCGGATAAAGAAATCTCAG CACGCAATTCTTGCTAAGAGGTTTGTAGAAGTGATGACCAAATACAATGAAGCACAATTGGAGTTTAGAGAGAAGAGCAAAGGGCGCATCCAAAGACAGCTGGAGATCa CTGGCAAAGCCACTACTGATGAAGAGCTGGAGGAAATGCTGGATGGAGGAAACGCTGCAGTATTTACAGCAGGA ATTATGGACTCTGGGATATCAAAACAGGCCCTAAGTGAGATTGAGGCACGACACAAAGATATTATGCGGCTGGAGAGCAGTATAAAAGAGTTGCACGACATGTTTGTGGACATTGCAGTGCTGGTAGAAAATCAG GGAAGCATGATTGACAGGATTGAGAGCAACATGGATCAGTCTGTGGGTTTTGTGGAAAGAGCCGTGGCTGACACTAAAAAGGCTGCCAAGTTTCAACAAGAAGCACGCAGG AAGAAAATGATGATCATGCTGTGTTGCACAATTCTGGCAGTCATCGGTGGTTCTCTGGTGTATAGCTGGCTGACATAA
- the zgc:165520 gene encoding syntaxin-3 isoform X4 yields the protein MKDRLEQLKAVRGKSDQTPDDVEIPVENKEFMDEFFAQIEEIRTSIDKIDENVGEIKRLYSVILSAPTSEQKTQDELEAVTNEIKKLANNARNKLKSIEQSLASNAEERVSADIRIKKSQHAILAKRFVEVMTKYNEAQLEFREKSKGRIQRQLEITGKATTDEELEEMLDGGNAAVFTAGVSIMDSGISKQALSEIEARHKDIMRLESSIKELHDMFVDIAVLVENQGSMIDRIESNMDQSVGFVERAVADTKKAAKFQQEARRKKMMIMLCCTILAVIGGSLVYSWLT from the exons ATGAAGGACCGACTGGAACAGCTGAAAGCGGTAAGAGGG AAGTCGGATCAAACTCCTGATGATGTGGAAATTCCGGTGGAAAATAAGGAGTTTATGGACGAGTTCTTCGCTCAG ATTGAAGAAATCCGCACCAGTATAGACAAGATTGATGAAAATGTAGGCGAGATAAAGCGACTGTATTCTGTCATCCTCTCTGCACCTACATCAGAGCAGA AGACGCAGGATGAATTGGAAGCAGTTACCAATGAGATAAAGAAACTGGCCAACAATGCTCGCAACAAACTCAAAA GCATTGAGCAGAGTTTGGCATCTAACGCTGAAGAGAGGGTTTCAGCAGATATCCGGATAAAGAAATCTCAG CACGCAATTCTTGCTAAGAGGTTTGTAGAAGTGATGACCAAATACAATGAAGCACAATTGGAGTTTAGAGAGAAGAGCAAAGGGCGCATCCAAAGACAGCTGGAGATCa CTGGCAAAGCCACTACTGATGAAGAGCTGGAGGAAATGCTGGATGGAGGAAACGCTGCAGTATTTACAGCAGGAGTGAGT ATTATGGACTCTGGGATATCAAAACAGGCCCTAAGTGAGATTGAGGCACGACACAAAGATATTATGCGGCTGGAGAGCAGTATAAAAGAGTTGCACGACATGTTTGTGGACATTGCAGTGCTGGTAGAAAATCAG GGAAGCATGATTGACAGGATTGAGAGCAACATGGATCAGTCTGTGGGTTTTGTGGAAAGAGCCGTGGCTGACACTAAAAAGGCTGCCAAGTTTCAACAAGAAGCACGCAGG AAGAAAATGATGATCATGCTGTGTTGCACAATTCTGGCAGTCATCGGTGGTTCTCTGGTGTATAGCTGGCTGACATAA
- the zgc:165520 gene encoding syntaxin-3 isoform X5 produces the protein MKDRLEQLKAQKSDQTPDDVEIPVENKEFMDEFFAQIEEIRTSIDKIDENVGEIKRLYSVILSAPTSEQKTQDELEAVTNEIKKLANNARNKLKSIEQSLASNAEERVSADIRIKKSQHAILAKRFVEVMTKYNEAQLEFREKSKGRIQRQLEITGKATTDEELEEMLDGGNAAVFTAGVSIMDSGISKQALSEIEARHKDIMRLESSIKELHDMFVDIAVLVENQGSMIDRIESNMDQSVGFVERAVADTKKAAKFQQEARRKKMMIMLCCTILAVIGGSLVYSWLT, from the exons ATGAAGGACCGACTGGAACAGCTGAAAGCG CAGAAGTCGGATCAAACTCCTGATGATGTGGAAATTCCGGTGGAAAATAAGGAGTTTATGGACGAGTTCTTCGCTCAG ATTGAAGAAATCCGCACCAGTATAGACAAGATTGATGAAAATGTAGGCGAGATAAAGCGACTGTATTCTGTCATCCTCTCTGCACCTACATCAGAGCAGA AGACGCAGGATGAATTGGAAGCAGTTACCAATGAGATAAAGAAACTGGCCAACAATGCTCGCAACAAACTCAAAA GCATTGAGCAGAGTTTGGCATCTAACGCTGAAGAGAGGGTTTCAGCAGATATCCGGATAAAGAAATCTCAG CACGCAATTCTTGCTAAGAGGTTTGTAGAAGTGATGACCAAATACAATGAAGCACAATTGGAGTTTAGAGAGAAGAGCAAAGGGCGCATCCAAAGACAGCTGGAGATCa CTGGCAAAGCCACTACTGATGAAGAGCTGGAGGAAATGCTGGATGGAGGAAACGCTGCAGTATTTACAGCAGGAGTGAGT ATTATGGACTCTGGGATATCAAAACAGGCCCTAAGTGAGATTGAGGCACGACACAAAGATATTATGCGGCTGGAGAGCAGTATAAAAGAGTTGCACGACATGTTTGTGGACATTGCAGTGCTGGTAGAAAATCAG GGAAGCATGATTGACAGGATTGAGAGCAACATGGATCAGTCTGTGGGTTTTGTGGAAAGAGCCGTGGCTGACACTAAAAAGGCTGCCAAGTTTCAACAAGAAGCACGCAGG AAGAAAATGATGATCATGCTGTGTTGCACAATTCTGGCAGTCATCGGTGGTTCTCTGGTGTATAGCTGGCTGACATAA
- the zgc:165520 gene encoding syntaxin-3 isoform X1, with product MKDRLEQLKAVRGQKSDQTPDDVEIPVENKEFMDEFFAQIEEIRTSIDKIDENVGEIKRLYSVILSAPTSEQKTQDELEAVTNEIKKLANNARNKLKSIEQSLASNAEERVSADIRIKKSQHAILAKRFVEVMTKYNEAQLEFREKSKGRIQRQLEITGKATTDEELEEMLDGGNAAVFTAGIMDSGISKQALSEIEARHKDIMRLESSIKELHDMFVDIAVLVENQGSMIDRIESNMDQSVGFVERAVADTKKAAKFQQEARRKKMMIMLCCTILAVIGGSLVYSWLT from the exons ATGAAGGACCGACTGGAACAGCTGAAAGCGGTAAGAGGG CAGAAGTCGGATCAAACTCCTGATGATGTGGAAATTCCGGTGGAAAATAAGGAGTTTATGGACGAGTTCTTCGCTCAG ATTGAAGAAATCCGCACCAGTATAGACAAGATTGATGAAAATGTAGGCGAGATAAAGCGACTGTATTCTGTCATCCTCTCTGCACCTACATCAGAGCAGA AGACGCAGGATGAATTGGAAGCAGTTACCAATGAGATAAAGAAACTGGCCAACAATGCTCGCAACAAACTCAAAA GCATTGAGCAGAGTTTGGCATCTAACGCTGAAGAGAGGGTTTCAGCAGATATCCGGATAAAGAAATCTCAG CACGCAATTCTTGCTAAGAGGTTTGTAGAAGTGATGACCAAATACAATGAAGCACAATTGGAGTTTAGAGAGAAGAGCAAAGGGCGCATCCAAAGACAGCTGGAGATCa CTGGCAAAGCCACTACTGATGAAGAGCTGGAGGAAATGCTGGATGGAGGAAACGCTGCAGTATTTACAGCAGGA ATTATGGACTCTGGGATATCAAAACAGGCCCTAAGTGAGATTGAGGCACGACACAAAGATATTATGCGGCTGGAGAGCAGTATAAAAGAGTTGCACGACATGTTTGTGGACATTGCAGTGCTGGTAGAAAATCAG GGAAGCATGATTGACAGGATTGAGAGCAACATGGATCAGTCTGTGGGTTTTGTGGAAAGAGCCGTGGCTGACACTAAAAAGGCTGCCAAGTTTCAACAAGAAGCACGCAGG AAGAAAATGATGATCATGCTGTGTTGCACAATTCTGGCAGTCATCGGTGGTTCTCTGGTGTATAGCTGGCTGACATAA
- the ndufs8a gene encoding NADH:ubiquinone oxidoreductase core subunit S8a, giving the protein MSAVLRVVYTVSRPGSFLASQNLARPLSLSAHRAGIKYVNNQEEATDMKSITDRAAQTLMWTELFRGLAMTMSYLFVEPATINYPFEKGPLSPRFRGEHALRRYPSGEERCIACKLCEAICPAQAITIEAEPRADGSRRTTRYDIDMTKCIYCGFCQEACPVDAIVEGPNFEYSTETHEELLYNKEKLLNNGDKWEAEIAANIQADYLYR; this is encoded by the exons ATGTCTGCGGTGTTACGTGTGGTCTACACCGTATCCAGGCCAG GGTCATTTCTGGCCAGTCAAAATCTTGCACGTCCTCTCAGCCTATCCGCACACAGAGCAGGGATTA AGTATGTCAATAATCAGGAGGAGGCCACAGATATGAAGTCCATCACGGACCGTGCTGCTCAGACTCTAATGTGGACAGAGCTGTTCAGAG GTTTGGCAATGACCATGAGCTATCTTTTCGTTGAACCTGCCACAATCAACTACCCCTTCGAGAAGGGCCCTCTATCGCCCCGGTTCCGTGGGGAACATGCGCTCCGCAGGTATCCTTCTGGAGAGGAGCGGTGCATTGCCTGTAAACTTTGTGAGGCCATTTGTCCAGCACAG GCGATCACAATTGAGGCTGAACCTCGTGCTGACGGCAGCAGGAGAACAACGCGTTATGACATAGACATGACCAAATGCATCTATTGTGGCTTTTGCCAGGAAGCCTGCCCTGTGGATGCTATTGTAGAG GGTCCCAACTTTGAGTACTCTACAGAGACCCACGAGGAACTGCTTTATAACAAGGAGAAACTCCTCAACAATGGAGACAAGTGGGAGGCTGAGATCGCTGCCAACATCCAAGCTGACTATCTctacagataa